Proteins from one Megalopta genalis isolate 19385.01 chromosome 1, iyMegGena1_principal, whole genome shotgun sequence genomic window:
- the LOC117218030 gene encoding succinate dehydrogenase [ubiquinone] flavoprotein subunit, mitochondrial, whose translation MIDHCYDVVIIGAGGAGLRAAFGLGSKGYRVAVVTKLFPTRSHTVAAQGGINAAINAEADDNWLYHMYDTVKGSDWLGDQDAIHFLTREAPRAVYELENYGCPFSRKEDGTIYQRAFGGQSLKFGKGGIAQRTCAVADRTGHAILHTLYGQSLRYEVHYFVEYFALDLLMLGRCCKGVLAWELETGLLHRFRAHHTMLATGGAGRCYLSCTAAHTCTGDGMAMASRAGLPLQDMEFVQFHPTGIYGTGILITEGSRGEGGKLLNSNGEFFMERYAPNAKDLASRDVVSRAITVEIFEGRGVGPKKDHMFLQLHHLPAETLRTKLPGIKHLSWVFAGVNIEKSPIPVIPTSHYNMGGVPTNWKAQVLTREDEEDKVIEGLWAAGETACASVHGANRLGANSLLELVVFGKAIADQIDCMTRPGERHEDLSAAVSEQSVCRFDATRFAKGCIPVAELREEMQQTMQRYCSVFRTCDVLQRGCRELTRLYTCDLPDICVQDQSLIWNTELVEALELQNLMLVCLHIMFGAENRKESRGSHARDDFKQRIDEYDYAKPLDGQKKRPYSEHWRKHTLAWARSDGAISISYRPVIDSTLDEDEAQHVPPTIRAY comes from the exons ATGATCGATCACTGCTACGACGTTGTGATCATCGGCGCTGGGGGCGCGGGATTAAGGGCTGCGTTCGGTTTAg GAAGCAAGGGTTACCGTGTGGCGGTGGTGACGAAATTATTCCCGACGAGATCGCACACGGTGGCCGCGCAAGGTGGAATCAACGCGGCGATCAACGCGGAGGCCGACGACAACTGGCTGTACCATATGTACGACACCGTCAAAGGATCCGACTGGCTCGGGGACCAAGATGCGATACACTTTTTAACCAGGGaggcgccgcgcgccgtatacGAACTCGAGAATTATG GCTGTCCGTTCAGTCGCAAGGAGGACGGAACGATCTATCAGCGAGCATTCGGCGGCCAGTCGTTGAAGTTCGGAAAAGGCGGCATAGCACAAAGAACATGCGCCGTCGCCGATAGAACCGGTCACGCGATATTGCACACATTATACGGGCAGTCCCTCCGCTACGAGGTGCATTATTTCGTCGAGTACTTCGCCCTTGATCTCCTCATGCTCGGCCGTTGCTGCAAGGGCGTCTTGGCGTGGGAACTGGAAACCGGCCTCTTGCATCGTTTCAGGGCTCATCACACG ATGTTAGCAACGGGAGGAGCAGGAAGATGTTATTTATCGTGCACCGCGGCGCACACCTGCACCGGCGACGGAATGGCGATGGCCTCGAGAGCAGGATTGCCTCTTCAGGACATGGAATTCGTCCAATTCCATCCGACCG GCATATACGGGACCGGAATTCTGATAACGGAGGGCAGCAGGGGAGAAGGCGGGAAGCTGCTGAACTCCAACGGAGAATTCTTCATGGAACGGTACGCCCCGAACGCGAAGGATCTGGCCTCGCGCGACGTCGTCTCGCGGGCAATTACCGTGGAGATATTCGAGGGCAG AGGCGTCGGCCCGAAGAAGGACCACATGTTCCTGCAACTGCATCACCTGCCGGCAGAGACGTTGCGCACGAAGCTGCCCGGTATTAAGCACTTGTCCTGGGTGTTCGCCGGCGTGAACATCGAGAAATCACCGATCCCGGTGATACCGACGAGCCACTACAACATGGGCGGCGTGCCGACCAATTGGAAAGCACAG GTTCTGACGCGGGAGGACGAGGAAGACAAGGTGATCGAAGGACTGTGGGCCGCCGGTGAAACCGCATGCGCCTCGGTCCACGGAGCCAATCGGCTGGGCGCGAACAGCCTTCTAGAGCTGGTCGTCTTCGGCAAGGCGATCGCCGACCAGATCGACTGCATGACGAGACCCGGCGAACGTCACGAGGACTTGTCAGCC GCTGTCAGCGAGCAGTCGGTCTGCCGTTTCGATGCGACACGTTTCGCGAAAGGCTGCATACCGGTCGCCGAGCTGCGCGAGGAGATGCAACAGACTATGCAAAGATACTGCTCGGTGTTCCGCACCTGCGACGTGCTGCAACGGGGATGCCGCGAGCTGACGCGTCTTTACACCTGCGACCTGCCGGACATATGT GTCCAGGACCAATCGTTGATTTGGAACACAGAGCTCGTCGAGGCTCTGGAATTGCAAAACTTGATGCTGGTCTGCTTGCACATTATGTTCGGCGCGGAGAACAGAAAAGAATCGAGGGGATCGCATGCCCGGGATGATTTCAAG CAAAGGATAGACGAATACGACTACGCGAAACCGCTCGACGGCCAGAAGAAACGACCGTATTCCGAACATTGGCGAAAGCACACGCTCGCGTGGGCTCGATCGGATGGAGCC ATCAGCATTTCTTATCGACCTGTTATCGACTCGACGTTAGACGAAGACGAGGCGCAGCACGTCCCACCAACGATCCGAGCGTACTGA
- the LOC117217981 gene encoding uncharacterized protein LOC117217981: MLCCVSRRTVSGADQGSLYDRYLTKVQPVEPDNVAEIERDLEPDVPSALLPCAICARTFMPQSLEKHTRICEQNATKRRKPFDSAKQRIQGTELAEFLPKQEKRRQMQDDRNRSTWKQTHDDFLRQIRAARNEIVDGAMQKQCATVLSSSAPTRANEQGVCPTCGRHFGVKAYDRHVAWCKDRIARAPMSPATNIAKERLEARMKYRAPSLKNRRQITREKYSPNSATNLHSNKTSPTQPASRAKESISAPNCAKIDSPVKQKPATVRRAGPSKSSPIGPMKSRPMDRSNRPPEDESEAVPYPPALPNKRALLPVPPLKYKKPSLGDCSNVSTPRRRTRKMAALVGRLSPSCRSRSEAGQPLHSGRSTMPNIVSARSEGHPKLNDVSINVEVTGMTVTPCSIFPRSKPTAWKRTGRDKEDDAISAGSASIRLVDSRAEQSGVFFDGSSIVGDKFHKSYTSNKSEKCGEASPRSGISANWSQATPRTASTRLVDSRAEQSSVFFDGSSIINNKFHKSEKFNKSDKCGEASPGSGISAERSQTTPRTASTRLVDSRAEQSSVLFDGSSIVNKFDKSDKSNKSDKCGEASARSGISADWSPTTPRLNRTYSFKDSFDEAEDARSRRGKWRPVRHSPRVEFCVGDVDRLERLRSRCQKQEEVRRIDEGDSRVNNCPDGFSLEEKAMLNRRMSTGRFKSRRAKMLERKRLSFRGQLSQDDRDQLENGDASSEVAASGAIEDVEARDDVDGRIGDTEDESSRAILEKLTSPIVSARFDAPGESNRGRRNDVTVDGSFSERSPRALYRPGTAEKVREETVASEGDGFLDESSSAANCIAEFSEIEARPIEMEAEPQTLEGLAKDAPRPSGSSTPFDHSTGWKEPENLWETSLSPQQNEWEMAVNEETGSELLYRVELDGTGRRIVDEPAKKNIGDSTSGRRRSTPARRMNDNENREDEKRINTRDRRDVAVQAAGCERALRVFDASAERFVDRSSFGESFDDLGRSRKIDGPSPRTPVAGYREIEVYFPADRAISEEADRREDDVAANRPKLASSVVGEIDLADQEVQEIYKNSSSKDFEGDSDDSADEIEMPGPRSARARDGLLFDARNLGPMILSESRVTVKKSSSAAFKARYSRLIGLENRFLEDVSEMNDSNDGLSMIDGVEQLETVEMETIEEIGHGNVGFGVLPEIKRTRIVVRKESNKSEAISRQTYWERAASNASRNRLINLDLPCQGPGRLLNRNPRAPALPPVSSSAFFRRSRNLALPLRPVWSNYVRRRPDFNLVLSSRTGKDYNPFLLAEQQMNDLLSDASEQSVRDSPVLAQNREAPFPLSHSSAFVKYPCPTSLNPGKRSSLIAPPTEFDDLASDFSSDSTETNSLCREVYLKDENAAKPGDEKRSPVRELGRRVIIDKSKALGGEIADEHDRGSRSFVASSERARKILDKVSPKVVRPTVGRSFSVRASSAPKATLDKTSSSPNDAKRSSDKANESQRSSNTSLNNRNNNYANMSASNLSLSSIVSSDVDIKRSNSVFDELMTSFDDDNGSFASLKSLLKNDPLSVSSPVHRRPRNDRNSDEDLSSPESYKRQDHGKFSGDSAYSSLNRKYSHHGRSTNDVAGRLDEDHPRQNRGRSDADGATPSRSKLSKFCHECGSKFPETAKFCCECGIRRLVL; encoded by the exons ATGTGCCGTCCGCCCTTCTGCCGTGCGCGATCTGCGCACGGACCTTTATGCCGCAGTCGTTGGAGAAGCACACGAGGATATGCGAGCAGAACGCCACCAAGAGACGGAAGCCGTTCGACTCGGCGAAACAGAGGATACAGGGCACCGAGCTGGCCGAGTTCCTGCCCAAGCAGGAGAAAAGACGGCAGATGCAGGACGACAGGAACAGGTCCACCTGGAAGCAGACGCACGATGACTTTCTGCGACAGATCCGGGCCGCTCGGAACGAGATC GTGGACGGCGCGATGCAGAAACAATGCGCAACGGTGTTGTCGTCGAGCGCGCCCACGCGCGCAAACGAGCAGGGCGTGTGTCCCACCTGCGGTCGTCATTTCGGCGTCAAGGCGTACGACAGGCACGTGGCCTGGTGCAAGGACAGAATCGCGAGGGCGCCGATGAGCCCGGCGACGAACATCGCGAAGGAACGTCTCGAGGCGCGTATGAAGTATCGAGCACCGTCCTTGAAGAATCGCAGACAAATAACCCGCGAGAAATATTCGCCGAATTCCGCGACCAATCTTCATTCCAATAAAACCTCGCCCACGCAGCCGGCTAGCAGAGCCAAGGAGAGCATCTCGGCGCCGAACTGCGCCAAAATCGATAGTCCCGTTAAACAGAAACCCGCCACTGT GAGACGCGCCGGCCCGTCGAAGTCAAGTCCGATAGGACCGATGAAGTCTCGGCCGATGGATCGATCGAACAG GCCGCCAGAAGACGAGTCCGAAGCGGTGCCCTATCCACCTGCGCTACCTAATAAAAGAGCCCTCCTCCCCGTACCGCCCCTAAAGTATAAGAAACCGAGTCTCGGCGACTGTAGCAACGTTTCGACACCGAGACGCAGGACTCGGAAGATGGCCGCGCTCGTTGGCCGGCTGTCGCCGAGCTGCCGCTCGCGATCGGAAGCCGGCCAGCCGTTGCACTCCGGCAGGTCGACGATGCCGAACATCGTCTCCGCCCGAAGCGAGGGTCACCCGAAACTGAACGACGTCTCCATCAACGTCGAGGTGACGGGGATGACGGTGACGCCGTGCAGCATCTTCCCGAGAAGCAAGCCGACCGCTTGGAAGAGGACCGGTCGAGACAAGGAGGACGACGCGATCTCCGCTGGATCCGCGAGCATTCGCCTCGTTGATTCGCGAGCAGAACAATCGGGCGTCTTTTTCGACGGATCATCGATCGTCGGCGACAAGTTTCACAAGTCCTACACGTCCAACAAGTCGGAAAAATGCGGCGAGGCGAGTCCAAGGAGCGGAATTAGCGCCAATTGGTCGCAGGCTACGCCAAGGACCGCGAGCACCCGCCTCGTTGATTCGCGAGCAGAACAATCTAGCGTCTTTTTCGACGGATCATCGATCATTAACAACAAGTTTCACAAGTCCGAAAAGTTCAACAAGTCAGACAAATGCGGCGAGGCGAGTCCAGGAAGCGGAATTAGCGCCGAACGGTCGCAGACTACGCCAAGGACCGCGAGCACCCGCCTCGTTGATTCGCGAGCAGAACAATCGAGCGTCCTTTTCGACGGATCATCGATCGTCAACAAGTTTGACAAGTCCGACAAGTCCAACAAGTCAGACAAATGCGGCGAGGCGAGTGCGAGGAGCGGAATCAGCGCCGATTGGTCGCCGACTACGCCAAGGTTGAACCGAACCTACTCGTTCAAGGATTCGTTCGACGAAGCAGAGGACGCGCGCTCGCGTCGAGGCAAATGGAGGCCGGTGAGACACAGTCCCCGAGTGGAATTCTGCGTCGGCGACGTCGACAGACTCGAGAGATTGCGTTCCCGCTGTCAAAAGCAAGAGGAAGTCCGGAGGATCGACGAGGGCGATTCGAGGGTCAACAATTGTCCGGATGGTTTCAGCCTCGAGGAAAAGGCGATGCTGAATCGCAGGATGTCGACGGGCCGATTCAAGTCGAGGAGGGCCAAGATGCTGGAGCGGAAACGCTTGAGCTTTCGCGGGCAGCTTTCTCAAGACGATCGGGACCAGCTGGAAAATGGAGACGCGAGCTCCGAGGTCGCGGCGAGCGGCGCGATCGAGGACGTCGAAGCGCGCGACGACGTCGACGGAAGGATCGGCGACACCGAGGACGAAAGTTCGCGCGCGATCCTCGAGAAATTGACGTCGCCGATCGTTTCGGCCAGGTTCGACGCGCCTGGGGAGTCGAATCGAGGACGTAGGAACGACGTAACCGTCGACGGCTCATTTTCCGAACGATCGCCGAGAGCTCTTTACCGACCTGGAACCGCGGAGAAAGTTAGAGAAGAGACCGTCGCGAGCGAAGGCGACGGTTTCTTGGACGAGTCGTCGTCTGCCGCGAATTGCATCGCAGAATTCAGCGAGATCGAAGCGAGGCCGATCGAAATGGAGGCCGAACCACAGACGCTCGAAGGACTCGCGAAAGACGCGCCGCGTCCGAGCGGATCGAGCACGCCGTTCGATCATTCGACCGGTTGGAAGGAGCCGGAAAATCTCTGGGAAACATCGCTGTCCCCGCAGCAGAACGAATGGGAGATGGCTGTAAACGAGGAGACGGGATCGGAGCTGCTGTATCGCGTCGAGTTGGACGGAACGGGTCGCCGCATCGTCGACGAACCGGCGAAGAAAAATATCGGAGACTCGACGTCGGGGCGACGACGTTCGACGCCGGCTCGTCGTATGAACGACAACGAAAATCGCGAAGACGAGAAGCGGATAAATACTCGCGATAGAAGAGACGTCGCCGTTCAAGCAGCCGGATGCGAGCGCGCTTTGCGAGTCTTCGACGCGAGCGCCGAGAGATTCGTCGATCGTTCCTCGTTTGGCGAAAGTTTCGACGATCTCGGAAGATCTCGGAAGATCGACGGACCATCTCCGAGGACTCCTGTCGCCGGTTATCGCGAGATCGAGGTCTACTTTCCGGCGGATCGAGCGATCTCGGAAGAAGCCGATCGCAGAGAAGATGACGTCGCGGCGAATCGGCCGAAACTCGCGAGCTCTGTCGTCGGGGAGATCGATCTAGCGGACCAAGAGGTGCAGGAGATCTACAAGAATTCGTCGTCGAAGGATTTCGAGGGCGACAGCGACGATTCCGCGGACGAGATCGAGATGCCCGGGCCGAGATCCGCTCGCGCGAGGGACGGCCTTCTCTTCGACGCGCGGAATTTGGGACCGATGATCCTGTCGGAATCGCGGGTGACGGTGAAGAAATCATCGAGCGCGGCTTTCAAGGCGCGATACTCGCGGCTGATCGGCCTGGAGAACCGATTCCTCGAGGACGTGAGCGAGATGAACGACTCGAACGACGGCTTGTCGATGATCGACGGCGTCGAGCAGCTGGAGACCGTCGAGATGGAAACGATCGAGGAGATCGGGCACGGGAACGTCGGATTCGGCGTGCTGCCGGAGATCAAGAGGACCAGGATCGTGGTCCGGAAGGAGAGCAACAAATCGGAGGCGATCAGCCGACAGACTTACTGGGAGAGGGCCGCCTCGAACGCGTCGAGGAACCGTTTGATTAATCTCGATCTGCCCTGCCAAGGGCCTGGCAGGCTTCTTAACAGAAATCCGAGAGCACCCGCCCTTCCTCCCGTTTCCAGTAGCGCTTTCTTTAGGAGGAGCAG GAACTTAGCACTGCCATTACGTCCCGTATGGAGCAATTACGTGCGCAGACGGCCGGATTTTAATCTTGTACTTAGCAGTAGAAC CGGCAAGGATTACAATCCCTTCCTGCTAGCGGAACAGCAGATGAACGACCTGCTATCGGATGCCAGCGAGCAATCCGTGAGGGACAGCCCGGTGCTCGCGCAAAACCGCGAGGCCCCGTTCCCCCTCTCCCATTCCTCGGCGTTCGTGAAATATCCCTGCCCGACCAGCCTGAACCCTGGCAAACGATCGTCCTTGATAGCTCCGCCCACGGAATTCGACGACCTCGCGTCCGATTTCTCGAGCGACTCGACGGAGACGAACTCGCTGTGCCGAGAGGTCTACCTGAAGGACGAGAACGCCGCGAAACCGGGCGACGAGAAGAGGTCGCCCGTCAGAGAATTAGGGAGACGGGTGATCATCGACAAGTCGAAAGCCCTGGGCGGCGAGATCGCCGACGAGCACGACCGTGGCAGCAGGAGTTTCGTTGCCAGCTCCGAGAGAGCTCGCAAGATTCTCGACAAAGTCTCGCCGAAGGTGGTTCGGCCGACGGTCGGCCGTTCCTTCTCCGTCCGGGCATCCTCCGCTCCCAAAGCCACCCTCGACAAAACGAGCTCGAGCCCCAACGACGCTAAGAGATCGTCGGACAAGGCCAACGAGTCGCAGAGGTCCTCGAACACCAGCCTGAACAATCGAAACAACAATTACGCGAACATGTCGGCCAGCAATCTCAGCCTGAGCTCCATCGTGTCCTCGGACGTGGACATCAAACGGTCGAACTCCGTGTTCGACGAGCTGATGACCTCGTTCGACGACGACAACGGCTCCTTCGCGTCCCTTAAGTCCCTCCTAAAGAACGATCCCTTGTCCGTCTCTAGCCCTGTCCATCGGAGGCCGCGCAACGATCGGAACAGCGACGAGGACCTGTCTTCGCCCGAGAGCTACAAGAGGCAGGACCATGGCAAGTTCAGCGGCGACTCCGCCTACAGCAG TTTAAATCGAAAATATTCGCACCATGGACGCAGCACCAACGACGTGGCGGGTCGCCTCGACGAGGACCACCCGAGACAGAACCGCGGGAGAAGCGACGCCGACGGAGCGACGCCGTCCAGAAGCAAGCTGTCGAAATTCTGCCACGAGTGCGGCTCCAAGTTCCCGGAGACCGCGAAATTCTGCTGCGAATGCGGCATCAGGAGGCTCGTTCTTTGA